The Chthonomonadales bacterium genome includes a region encoding these proteins:
- the hpt gene encoding hypoxanthine phosphoribosyltransferase has product MPADQPVDRVVVSAARLRARVRALGVRISRDYAGREVRLVTVLRGGLFFLADLARAIDRPVTIDCLAISSYRGGTGGSVRITKDLDDSIRGEHVLLVEDIIDTGLTLSYIGRYLSVREPASLTICTLLDRPYRRIVDVPVAYTGFEAPDEFVVGYGLDWRGRYRNLPYVGVLSPEAMR; this is encoded by the coding sequence ATCCCGGCGGACCAACCGGTTGACCGCGTCGTCGTCAGCGCGGCCCGCCTCCGAGCGCGCGTCCGCGCGCTCGGAGTGCGCATCTCCCGCGACTACGCCGGCCGCGAGGTGCGCCTCGTCACCGTCCTGCGCGGCGGCCTCTTCTTCCTGGCCGATCTGGCCCGCGCCATCGATCGGCCCGTCACCATCGACTGCCTGGCCATCTCAAGCTACCGCGGGGGGACGGGCGGGTCCGTGCGTATCACCAAGGACCTGGACGACAGTATTCGGGGCGAGCACGTGCTGCTCGTCGAGGATATCATCGACACGGGCCTAACGCTTTCATACATAGGGCGCTATCTGAGCGTGCGCGAGCCGGCCTCGCTCACCATCTGCACGCTCCTCGACCGGCCATACCGTCGCATCGTCGATGTCCCGGTCGCCTACACCGGCTTCGAGGCGCCGGATGAGTTCGTGGTGGGCTACGGTCTGGACTGGCGGGGGCGCTACCGCAACCTGCCTTACGTCGGCGTGCTGAGCCCGGAGGCCATGCGGTGA
- a CDS encoding VCBS repeat-containing protein: MAKGRSNVRIALLAALVAAVGLCAVQAAPSSGAPREVRFRRVVLDKEFRAEGAAVADVNRDGKLDVLAGNLWYEAPDWAPHEIAPVKRYDGATGYSNCFACFAIDVDRDSWPDQVVLGMPGDPAVWRRNPGRASGHWQEFPVCRSACNETPLSVRVGSSPRLLLACDERQMAWLEPGGRPEQGFAVTPIGEADGPGVQRFSHGLGLGDLNGDRRPDVLTSEGYYLAPARVDGEWQTVRRAISPPCANMHALDVNGDGLADVLCSSAHGYGVWWLEQRRGGGGPEFVQHVIDDTISQTHALMLADIDGDGRKDLVTGKRFWAHGPKGDPGSDEPAILCWYRSTRVDGGVAWERHDIDGDSGVGTQFEVTDVNGDRRPDIVVANKKGVFVFLQER; this comes from the coding sequence ATGGCAAAGGGAAGAAGCAACGTGCGCATCGCCCTGCTCGCCGCGCTCGTCGCGGCCGTCGGCTTGTGCGCCGTCCAGGCGGCGCCATCGTCCGGCGCGCCGCGCGAGGTGCGATTTCGTAGGGTTGTGCTCGACAAGGAGTTCCGCGCCGAGGGCGCCGCCGTCGCCGACGTGAACCGCGACGGCAAGCTCGACGTGCTCGCCGGCAACCTCTGGTACGAGGCCCCGGATTGGGCGCCCCACGAGATCGCGCCGGTAAAGCGGTACGACGGAGCCACCGGCTACAGCAACTGCTTCGCGTGCTTCGCGATAGATGTGGATCGCGACAGCTGGCCCGACCAGGTGGTCCTCGGGATGCCGGGCGACCCGGCGGTGTGGCGGCGCAACCCGGGCAGGGCGTCGGGGCACTGGCAGGAGTTCCCGGTGTGTCGGTCGGCGTGCAACGAGACGCCGCTCTCCGTGCGTGTCGGGAGCTCGCCTCGCCTGCTCCTCGCGTGCGATGAGAGGCAGATGGCCTGGCTGGAGCCCGGCGGCAGGCCGGAGCAGGGCTTCGCGGTCACGCCGATCGGTGAGGCGGATGGCCCCGGTGTGCAGCGCTTCTCGCACGGCCTGGGCCTCGGCGATCTGAACGGCGACCGCCGCCCCGACGTGCTGACCTCGGAGGGCTACTACCTGGCGCCCGCGCGCGTGGACGGCGAATGGCAGACCGTTCGCCGCGCGATCTCGCCGCCCTGCGCCAACATGCACGCGCTCGATGTGAACGGCGACGGCCTGGCGGACGTCCTGTGCTCATCGGCGCACGGCTACGGCGTCTGGTGGCTCGAGCAGCGTCGTGGCGGCGGAGGGCCGGAGTTCGTCCAGCATGTCATCGACGATACGATCTCGCAGACGCACGCGCTCATGCTGGCCGACATCGACGGGGACGGTCGGAAGGACCTGGTCACCGGCAAGCGCTTCTGGGCGCACGGCCCCAAGGGCGATCCCGGCTCGGACGAGCCGGCGATCCTCTGCTGGTACCGCTCGACTCGTGTGGACGGCGGCGTCGCGTGGGAGCGTCACGACATTGACGGCGACTCGGGTGTCGGCACCCAGTTCGAGGTAACCGACGTGAACGGCGACCGGCGTCCAGACATCGTGGTGGCCAACAAGAAGGGCGTGTTCGTGTTCCTCCAGGAGCGTTAG
- the pdxT gene encoding pyridoxal 5'-phosphate synthase glutaminase subunit PdxT, whose protein sequence is MGAPRATIGILALQGAIGPHRKMLERGVGAAVQLVRSVDELARVDGLVLPGGESTTIGKLLQRHRLDVALRARAAEGMPIFGTCAGMILLARDVLGSDQMRLGLLDIAVERNAFGRQVDSFEADIAVPELGKPPVSGVFIRAPAVESAGEGVQILGRYRGRVVAVRQGAVLATAFHPELTEDTRFHAWFTRMVTEARPRER, encoded by the coding sequence ATGGGGGCACCCAGGGCGACGATCGGCATACTCGCGCTGCAGGGCGCGATCGGGCCCCACCGGAAGATGCTGGAGCGCGGCGTGGGAGCGGCCGTCCAGCTCGTGCGGAGCGTTGATGAGCTTGCGCGCGTCGACGGCCTGGTGCTCCCCGGCGGCGAGAGCACCACGATCGGCAAGCTCTTGCAGCGCCACAGGCTGGACGTTGCACTGCGCGCTCGGGCAGCGGAGGGCATGCCGATCTTCGGCACCTGCGCCGGCATGATCTTGCTGGCGCGCGACGTGCTCGGCAGCGACCAGATGCGCCTGGGGCTGCTGGACATCGCGGTGGAGCGCAACGCCTTCGGCCGACAGGTGGACAGCTTCGAGGCCGACATCGCGGTGCCGGAGCTCGGCAAGCCCCCTGTGTCGGGTGTCTTCATCCGGGCGCCGGCCGTGGAGAGCGCGGGCGAGGGGGTGCAGATCCTGGGTCGGTACCGCGGGCGCGTGGTGGCGGTGCGGCAGGGAGCCGTGCTGGCGACGGCCTTCCACCCCGAGCTAACGGAGGACACCCGCTTCCACGCCTGGTTCACCCGGATGGTGACGGAGGCGCGGCCAAGGGAGCGATAG
- a CDS encoding helix-turn-helix transcriptional regulator gives MSSMAMHDRRADDEPVKLTKREIEVLTLVIEGRSSKEVADMLYVSKRTVDFHLANIYEKLQVSNRVQAFRRAARLGLIPFDPHFGDS, from the coding sequence GTGAGCAGCATGGCCATGCATGACCGGCGGGCGGACGACGAGCCCGTCAAGCTCACGAAGCGCGAGATCGAGGTGCTGACTCTCGTAATCGAGGGAAGGTCTAGCAAGGAAGTCGCGGACATGCTCTATGTGAGCAAGCGCACTGTCGACTTCCACCTCGCGAACATCTATGAGAAACTGCAGGTGTCCAACCGCGTTCAGGCGTTCCGGCGGGCGGCCCGGCTAGGCCTCATCCCGTTCGACCCGCACTTCGGCGACTCGTGA
- a CDS encoding Gfo/Idh/MocA family oxidoreductase, protein MVRVGLVGCGGIMGAHLPGWKAVADRALVTAACDVSVEGARKRADELGVDARIYSDWKRMLADDVVDAVDLALPHRLHRDAIVDAAEAGKDIITEKPLCTSLDDARDIESAVRANNVVLMCAHNQMFEPAPRLARQWVRDGRIGRVFSLRTVDCFHINSRLDRSAWAWRGSAAEAGGGCALDTGYHPAYLLISIANSEPTEVVSFSANYNQPSLDAEDTAQTMVRFASGAVGTLQTSWGHHAPNGHWQFHAIGELGQIFGRGTDLYFQPEAGQPEKHPLQAQNGFVAEIEHYVQCIETRATPEQGLHEGITVLKVILGGYQSERERRVISL, encoded by the coding sequence GTGGTACGTGTTGGTTTGGTGGGTTGCGGGGGAATCATGGGGGCGCACCTGCCCGGCTGGAAGGCCGTGGCGGACCGCGCTTTGGTGACGGCGGCATGCGATGTGTCGGTGGAGGGCGCCCGTAAGCGCGCGGACGAACTCGGCGTGGACGCGCGCATCTACTCGGACTGGAAGCGCATGCTTGCCGACGACGTGGTGGACGCGGTTGACCTTGCGCTGCCGCACCGACTGCATCGCGACGCCATCGTCGACGCCGCGGAGGCCGGCAAGGACATCATCACCGAGAAGCCCCTCTGCACGTCGCTCGATGACGCGCGCGACATCGAGAGCGCCGTGCGCGCCAACAACGTCGTGTTGATGTGCGCGCACAACCAGATGTTCGAGCCGGCGCCGCGCCTGGCCCGCCAGTGGGTCCGCGACGGGCGCATCGGCCGTGTGTTCAGCCTGCGCACCGTGGACTGCTTCCACATCAACTCACGCCTGGACAGGAGCGCGTGGGCCTGGCGCGGGTCGGCGGCGGAGGCCGGCGGCGGCTGCGCCCTCGATACCGGCTACCACCCCGCCTACCTGCTGATCTCCATCGCCAACTCGGAGCCCACCGAGGTCGTGAGCTTCAGCGCCAACTACAACCAGCCGTCACTGGACGCCGAGGACACGGCGCAGACCATGGTGCGGTTTGCCAGCGGCGCGGTCGGCACGCTCCAGACATCCTGGGGCCACCACGCGCCCAACGGCCACTGGCAGTTTCACGCCATCGGTGAGCTCGGGCAGATCTTCGGCCGCGGCACCGACCTCTACTTTCAGCCGGAGGCCGGTCAGCCCGAGAAGCACCCTCTCCAGGCGCAGAACGGCTTCGTGGCAGAGATCGAGCACTACGTGCAGTGCATCGAGACGCGCGCTACCCCCGAGCAGGGGTTGCACGAGGGCATCACCGTGCTCAAGGTGATCCTCGGCGGTTACCAGTCGGAGCGCGAGCGCCGCGTCATCTCCCTCTGA
- a CDS encoding proline dehydrogenase family protein has translation MPVLLRSVLLRMADSPAVERVVRGSPLSGRLVRRFVAGDTMEQALDPVRALNAAGMSVSLDFLGENTHTREDAARSMGYYRALLCFIKERHLNANVSLKLTQLGLDIDEELAIEHMRAILVGAREGGQFVRIDMEGSPYTAATLRLFAALRSDFDNVGVVIQSYLKRSASDLEALIAHGAGVRLVKGAYQEPPSIAFQRKADVDRSFAELAETLLLRGENPAIATHDERLIEHARSFAAAHAIPPERYEFQMLFGIRRDLQERLVGQGHRVRVYTPFGTQWYGYLMRRLAERPANLWFFARNLVRR, from the coding sequence ATGCCCGTGCTACTGCGATCCGTTCTGCTGCGGATGGCCGACTCGCCGGCCGTCGAGCGAGTCGTTCGGGGGAGCCCGCTCTCGGGCCGGCTCGTGCGGCGCTTCGTCGCCGGCGACACGATGGAGCAGGCGCTTGACCCCGTTCGCGCCCTCAATGCGGCCGGGATGAGCGTCTCGCTGGACTTCCTCGGCGAGAACACCCACACGCGCGAGGACGCCGCGCGGTCGATGGGTTACTACCGTGCGCTGCTGTGCTTCATCAAGGAGCGCCATCTCAACGCGAACGTGTCGCTGAAGCTTACGCAACTCGGCCTGGACATCGACGAGGAGCTGGCGATCGAGCACATGCGCGCCATCCTCGTGGGCGCGCGCGAGGGCGGCCAGTTCGTGCGGATCGACATGGAGGGCTCGCCCTACACCGCTGCCACGCTCCGTCTCTTCGCCGCGCTTCGGAGCGACTTCGACAACGTCGGGGTCGTGATCCAGTCGTACCTGAAGCGCAGCGCCAGCGACCTTGAGGCGCTCATCGCGCACGGCGCCGGCGTTCGGCTCGTGAAGGGGGCGTACCAGGAGCCGCCGAGCATCGCCTTTCAGCGCAAGGCCGACGTGGATCGGAGCTTCGCGGAGCTTGCCGAGACCCTGCTTCTGCGCGGCGAGAACCCCGCCATCGCGACGCACGACGAGCGCCTGATCGAGCACGCGCGCTCGTTTGCCGCCGCGCACGCCATCCCCCCGGAGCGGTACGAGTTCCAGATGCTCTTCGGCATTCGCCGCGACCTTCAGGAGCGACTGGTGGGGCAAGGCCACCGGGTGCGCGTGTACACGCCGTTCGGCACGCAGTGGTACGGCTACCTGATGCGCCGCCTCGCGGAGCGGCCGGCGAACCTCTGGTTCTTCGCCCGCAACCTGGTGCGCCGCTAG
- a CDS encoding prepilin-type N-terminal cleavage/methylation domain-containing protein translates to MSNGARRQRGFTLIELLTVVLMIAILMAVAMPLYLGAVTNAEVTTCRANMQSIANAEQAYRARDDAHNYTTVLADLPVDLGSIPVCPRGGEYSVTLATGNETSYTGKPIPAGVPIIACDASGHGTFAPGIDTE, encoded by the coding sequence ATGAGCAATGGGGCGCGGAGGCAGCGCGGGTTCACGCTGATCGAGCTGCTAACAGTGGTCCTGATGATCGCGATCTTGATGGCTGTCGCCATGCCGCTCTACCTGGGAGCGGTCACCAACGCCGAGGTGACTACCTGCCGCGCCAACATGCAGTCGATCGCCAACGCGGAGCAGGCCTATCGGGCACGGGACGATGCCCACAACTACACGACCGTGCTCGCCGACCTGCCGGTGGACCTGGGCTCGATCCCGGTCTGCCCGCGCGGCGGCGAGTACTCGGTTACCCTGGCCACCGGGAACGAGACCTCGTACACGGGTAAGCCGATCCCGGCGGGCGTGCCCATCATCGCCTGTGACGCAAGCGGGCACGGGACGTTCGCTCCCGGCATCGACACCGAGTAG
- a CDS encoding mannose-1-phosphate guanyltransferase: MKAVVMAGGEGTRLRPITAHRPKPLAPVLNRPIMEHIIYLLREHGVRDIVVTLHYLADEIEGHFGNGSEFGVRLFYSVEDTPLGTAGSVKQAEEHLRDDTFLIVSGDALTDVNLTRAFEYHRSKDAEATIILSHVPNPLEFGVVITDEQGRIRRFLEKPSWGEVFSDTVNTGMYVLDPSVFRYMEPGGNYDWSQDVFPRMLEEGKPLFGYVMEDYWCDVGNLNQYREAQYTVLDGRTRVRIEGEEHTGVWVGEGSRIAPDAQVHPPTMIGRNVKVKSGAQVGPYTVIGDNTIIEDGATVHRSVLWDNVYVGTNTRLLSCTVCSHVVMQRDCDVQEGVVIGERCRIERESTIRTQIKLWPDKIIEAGSTVTMSLIWGQKWLGALFRDLGVSGIANIEITPDFATKLGAAYGAYLKPGSTVITARDSGLAARMTKRAIIAGLMSVGCHVLDMRSMPLPIMRHTVRGSAAAGGMYVRTSPESSRQLLVEFLDPDGIYLSKAAERKVETIFFREDFGRADVEQIGTLEFASRSIEEYQEDYARHVGKEAIAGRGFKVVADFAFGRVASVFPMILGRLGCDIVALNAFVDVSRTPRTADARQALLPNLVQIVRTLRADMGVMFDNEGERLVIVDERGEVIGGNDLLMLFAVMVARTRPDAHVAVPVTAPGRIEHLVGLHGGQVHRTKTDVRSLMATGSRRDNKEPQADFAGDTSGGFIFPEFQTVFDSMYAFGKLLEMLAVTGLSLSEIAGQIPPVHIAEATVRCPWEVKGRIMRELTREAESRGDVELVDGIKVCTDTSWALVLPDASEPYFHVYAEGTSEEGAGELLSTYVQRIEQLRGS; this comes from the coding sequence ATGAAGGCAGTTGTGATGGCGGGAGGCGAAGGGACCCGGCTGCGCCCGATCACCGCGCACCGGCCGAAACCGCTCGCCCCCGTGCTCAACCGGCCCATCATGGAGCACATCATCTACCTCCTTCGCGAGCACGGAGTCCGCGACATTGTCGTCACGCTGCACTATCTCGCTGACGAGATCGAGGGGCACTTCGGCAACGGTTCGGAGTTCGGAGTTCGGCTCTTCTACTCGGTGGAGGACACGCCCCTCGGCACCGCGGGCAGCGTCAAGCAGGCCGAGGAGCACCTGCGCGACGACACCTTCCTGATCGTGAGCGGAGACGCGCTCACCGACGTGAACCTCACGCGCGCCTTCGAGTACCACCGGTCGAAGGACGCCGAGGCCACCATCATCCTCTCGCACGTGCCCAATCCCCTCGAGTTCGGAGTCGTCATCACGGATGAGCAGGGGCGCATTCGGCGCTTCCTGGAGAAGCCGAGCTGGGGCGAGGTCTTCTCGGACACCGTGAACACCGGGATGTATGTTCTGGATCCCAGCGTCTTCCGATACATGGAGCCTGGCGGCAACTACGACTGGAGCCAGGACGTGTTCCCGCGCATGCTCGAGGAGGGCAAGCCGCTCTTCGGCTACGTGATGGAGGACTACTGGTGCGACGTAGGCAACCTCAACCAGTATCGGGAGGCGCAGTACACGGTGCTCGACGGCCGCACGCGCGTGCGCATCGAGGGTGAGGAGCACACCGGCGTCTGGGTCGGCGAAGGCAGCCGAATCGCTCCGGACGCGCAGGTGCATCCCCCGACGATGATCGGTCGCAACGTTAAGGTGAAGTCGGGAGCGCAGGTTGGGCCCTACACCGTCATCGGCGACAACACGATCATCGAGGACGGCGCGACGGTGCACCGCAGCGTGCTGTGGGACAACGTCTACGTCGGCACGAACACGCGACTGCTGTCGTGCACCGTCTGCTCGCACGTCGTGATGCAGCGCGACTGCGACGTGCAGGAGGGGGTCGTGATCGGCGAGCGGTGCCGCATCGAGCGCGAGAGCACCATCCGCACGCAGATCAAGCTGTGGCCGGACAAGATCATCGAGGCGGGATCGACCGTCACGATGTCGCTCATCTGGGGGCAGAAGTGGCTGGGCGCGCTGTTCCGCGACCTGGGCGTGTCCGGCATTGCCAACATCGAGATCACCCCGGACTTCGCCACCAAGCTCGGCGCGGCCTATGGCGCCTACCTGAAGCCGGGCTCCACGGTCATCACGGCGCGCGACTCGGGCCTCGCCGCGCGGATGACCAAGCGCGCGATCATCGCCGGGCTCATGTCGGTGGGCTGCCACGTGCTGGACATGCGCTCCATGCCGCTGCCCATCATGCGCCACACGGTGCGCGGCTCCGCGGCCGCCGGTGGCATGTATGTGCGCACGTCCCCCGAGAGCAGCCGGCAGTTGCTCGTGGAGTTCCTGGACCCGGACGGCATCTATCTCTCCAAGGCGGCCGAGCGCAAGGTGGAGACCATCTTCTTCCGCGAGGATTTCGGCCGCGCCGACGTGGAGCAGATCGGCACGCTTGAGTTCGCGTCGCGCAGCATCGAGGAGTACCAGGAGGACTACGCGCGCCACGTCGGCAAGGAGGCGATCGCCGGCCGCGGCTTCAAGGTGGTTGCCGACTTCGCGTTCGGGCGCGTGGCAAGCGTCTTCCCGATGATCCTGGGCCGGTTGGGGTGCGACATCGTCGCGCTCAACGCCTTCGTCGACGTCTCGCGCACACCGCGGACCGCCGACGCGCGTCAGGCGCTCCTGCCGAACCTTGTGCAGATCGTGCGAACGCTGCGGGCCGACATGGGCGTGATGTTCGACAACGAGGGGGAGCGGCTCGTGATCGTTGACGAGCGCGGCGAGGTGATCGGCGGCAACGACCTGCTGATGCTTTTCGCGGTGATGGTGGCGCGCACGCGCCCCGACGCGCACGTCGCGGTGCCCGTAACGGCCCCGGGGCGCATCGAGCACCTCGTCGGGCTTCACGGCGGGCAGGTACACCGCACAAAGACCGACGTGCGCTCGCTCATGGCAACGGGGAGCCGCCGCGACAACAAGGAGCCGCAGGCCGACTTCGCCGGCGATACATCCGGCGGCTTCATCTTCCCGGAGTTCCAGACGGTCTTCGACTCGATGTACGCCTTCGGGAAGCTGCTGGAGATGCTGGCCGTCACCGGCCTGAGTCTCTCCGAGATCGCCGGGCAGATCCCGCCGGTCCACATCGCGGAGGCGACGGTGCGCTGTCCCTGGGAAGTGAAGGGACGCATCATGCGCGAGCTCACGCGCGAGGCCGAGAGCCGCGGCGACGTGGAGCTGGTGGACGGCATCAAGGTGTGCACCGACACGTCCTGGGCGCTCGTCCTGCCGGACGCTTCGGAGCCCTACTTCCACGTCTATGCCGAGGGGACGAGCGAGGAAGGGGCCGGGGAGCTCCTGTCGACCTACGTGCAGCGCATCGAGCAGTTGCGAGGGAGCTAA
- a CDS encoding polysaccharide deacetylase family protein, which yields MLASLACMAAAGLALTATGARAETLAERLGYRATDRLLIINGDDTGMCHAANAATFDCLDHGLMTSATIMVPCPWFPEVVRYAREHPTADLGVHLCHTSEWTLYRWGPVAPRAEVPGLVDPEGYLWRQEQDVFRHATPEQAVTEARAQVRRALDAGIDVTHLDSHMGAMQYDPAYHRAYLKLARELRLPVRMASASTYERLGFGHIRAEAAAAALVFPDYLIHEEEPAPGESRKSFWMRILRELKPGVTELYIHASVPDDEARAIANTWKERGEDYAVFTHDPDVRRLIADSGIIRIGYRPLRDLQRKGAPGR from the coding sequence ATGCTCGCTTCATTGGCGTGCATGGCTGCGGCGGGCCTGGCTCTCACCGCCACCGGCGCCCGCGCCGAGACGCTGGCGGAGCGGCTGGGGTACCGAGCCACCGATCGGCTGCTCATCATCAACGGCGACGACACGGGCATGTGCCACGCCGCCAACGCGGCGACCTTCGACTGCCTCGACCACGGGCTGATGACCTCGGCTACCATCATGGTGCCCTGTCCGTGGTTCCCCGAGGTCGTTCGCTACGCGCGCGAACACCCAACCGCGGATCTCGGAGTCCATTTGTGCCACACAAGCGAGTGGACGCTCTACCGCTGGGGCCCGGTCGCGCCACGCGCCGAGGTGCCCGGGCTCGTGGACCCCGAAGGCTATCTGTGGCGCCAGGAACAGGACGTCTTCCGCCACGCCACACCGGAGCAAGCGGTGACCGAGGCGCGCGCGCAGGTCCGCCGCGCCCTGGACGCGGGGATCGACGTCACTCATCTCGACTCGCACATGGGCGCGATGCAGTATGACCCGGCATACCATCGCGCCTACCTCAAGCTCGCGCGCGAGTTGCGTCTGCCCGTCCGCATGGCCTCCGCGTCGACCTACGAGCGCCTGGGCTTTGGCCATATCCGCGCCGAGGCGGCCGCGGCCGCGCTCGTGTTCCCGGACTACCTGATTCACGAGGAGGAGCCGGCCCCCGGGGAGTCGCGCAAGAGCTTCTGGATGCGCATCCTGCGCGAGCTCAAGCCCGGCGTCACGGAGCTCTACATCCACGCCTCCGTACCAGACGACGAGGCCCGCGCCATCGCCAACACCTGGAAGGAGCGCGGCGAGGACTACGCCGTCTTCACGCACGATCCCGACGTTCGCCGCCTCATCGCCGACAGCGGCATCATTCGCATCGGCTACCGCCCGTTGCGCGACCTGCAGCGCAAGGGCGCGCCCGGCCGCTGA
- a CDS encoding DUF885 family protein — protein sequence MDPSEAFWQATAEYLGDLYAAEPVMATRMGVHDLDDRLPNRSRYATDERLRQARAYLHRIDHLSLATMPPEPRLDTRLARAVTQLEISRIEHWREQERDPSAVLRDITAGLLPLLASAERGDDGAAAAGAARMRGVPSLLEQARACLTHPTIDACGAGLALAPRVAAMLVQGAAAAAAPSRDGALADELRSAAAAAARAVEELAAWVRAEALPAASPDSPLGREVYDYRLHTCHLLEEGSDALLEAALADAAGALASLKDEATGTRSGRTWRALLEEADALAPRPADLLADYSREVERARSYVALRRLLDPPAAGTLAVLAAPVWAADQVSPVGYQAPGPFEERQAAQLWVRPEPEGATLADMAGHSRFRIPVRVVAEAYPGRHLQTLRANAVPSRVRAHFGRNPLIREGWPRYAADLMAEAGYYPAPRVRMTILRDHMRQAARAATDLAFHTGLLSACEAARQLADRAAIAEAGAAAEVRRIAVQPMEAAHAWLGRRALHEIRAELERRQGARFDLRRFHDNVLDLGAVPPRLLRDSLLNP from the coding sequence GTGGACCCCAGCGAAGCGTTCTGGCAAGCGACCGCCGAGTATCTCGGCGACCTCTACGCTGCCGAGCCTGTGATGGCCACCCGGATGGGCGTTCATGACCTGGACGACCGCCTGCCCAACCGATCGCGCTACGCGACCGACGAGCGGCTGCGACAGGCGCGCGCCTACCTCCACCGCATCGACCATCTGTCTCTCGCCACGATGCCGCCCGAGCCCCGTCTGGACACGCGGCTTGCCCGCGCCGTCACGCAACTGGAGATCTCGCGCATCGAGCACTGGCGCGAGCAGGAGCGCGACCCATCGGCCGTTCTCCGCGATATTACCGCCGGCCTGCTGCCGCTGCTGGCGTCCGCTGAGCGCGGCGATGACGGCGCGGCTGCCGCCGGGGCGGCGCGCATGCGCGGCGTCCCCTCGCTCCTCGAGCAGGCGCGCGCCTGCCTGACGCACCCGACGATCGACGCCTGCGGCGCCGGGCTCGCGCTCGCTCCGCGCGTCGCGGCGATGCTTGTGCAGGGCGCCGCCGCGGCAGCCGCCCCATCGCGGGATGGTGCGCTGGCCGATGAGCTCCGGTCCGCCGCCGCGGCGGCAGCTCGAGCCGTGGAAGAGCTCGCCGCCTGGGTGCGCGCGGAGGCGCTGCCCGCCGCGTCGCCGGACTCCCCGCTTGGCAGGGAGGTCTACGACTACCGCCTGCACACCTGCCACTTGCTCGAGGAGGGGTCCGACGCCCTGCTGGAGGCCGCGCTCGCTGACGCGGCGGGTGCGCTCGCGAGCCTGAAGGACGAGGCGACCGGAACGCGCAGCGGCAGGACCTGGCGCGCGCTGCTCGAGGAGGCCGACGCGCTGGCGCCCCGCCCCGCCGACCTGCTCGCCGACTACTCCCGCGAGGTCGAGCGAGCCCGCTCATACGTCGCACTACGACGGTTGCTGGACCCGCCCGCCGCCGGCACGCTCGCCGTGCTCGCCGCGCCGGTCTGGGCGGCAGATCAGGTCTCCCCCGTCGGTTATCAGGCGCCGGGCCCGTTCGAGGAGCGCCAGGCCGCGCAGCTCTGGGTCCGCCCAGAACCAGAGGGCGCCACGCTCGCTGACATGGCCGGCCACTCGCGCTTTCGCATCCCCGTGCGCGTCGTCGCGGAGGCCTATCCGGGTCGCCACCTGCAGACGCTTCGCGCCAACGCCGTGCCGTCGCGCGTGCGCGCCCACTTCGGCCGCAATCCGCTCATTCGCGAGGGCTGGCCCCGCTATGCCGCGGACCTGATGGCCGAGGCAGGCTACTACCCGGCCCCGCGCGTCCGAATGACCATCCTGCGCGATCACATGCGGCAGGCCGCCCGCGCCGCGACGGACCTCGCCTTCCACACCGGCCTCCTGAGCGCGTGCGAGGCGGCGCGGCAGCTCGCTGACCGCGCCGCCATTGCGGAAGCCGGTGCCGCCGCGGAGGTCCGCCGCATCGCCGTGCAGCCGATGGAGGCCGCGCACGCCTGGCTGGGGCGTCGCGCGCTCCACGAGATCCGCGCCGAGCTGGAGCGGCGGCAGGGCGCGCGCTTCGACCTGCGCCGCTTCCACGACAACGTCCTTGACCTCGGCGCCGTCCCGCCGCGCCTGCTCCGCGATTCCCTCCTGAACCCCTGA